One window of Phalacrocorax carbo chromosome 1, bPhaCar2.1, whole genome shotgun sequence genomic DNA carries:
- the NOP2 gene encoding probable 28S rRNA (cytosine(4447)-C(5))-methyltransferase, whose amino-acid sequence MGRKLDPTRKEKRGPGRKARKQRGAEVELARFLPPEPETGKKKLSSHGRKRAAKRRLGAGSAPAGRRPLAGGRVGGGRAPEPEPAVEEQDSPQKEKHAIKAAKQTPRGQSGSSDGNSKWLAPAKAKKIPSKGNNVMLSSDGEVEEGSWEMEEDEDGSSEEMVDDYGASSSSEEEELLPIEKAALKQKSDRGGLSEDDSEEEEEEEEVAEEAVKGASRQKMGQKEEESLDLQLNLDIDEQFKLPTNEQIEREAAEPPDLHVIHQRIKGNMEVLQDFVVKREEGRTRKEYLALLRRDMAAYYSYSDFLLTKLMDIFPLPELINFLEANEVPRPVTIRTNTLKTRRRDLAQALINRGVNLDPLGKWSKTGLVIYDSSVPIGATPEYLAGHYMLQGASSLLPVMALAPQENERILDMCCAPGGKTTYIAQLMKNTGVILANDSNAERLRSVVGNLHRLGVTNAVVSNCDGRQFPKVLGGFDRVLLDAPCSGTGIISKDPAVKTNKDEKDILRCAHLQKELILSAIDSVNAASETGGYIVYCTCSIMVEENEWVVDYALKKRNVRLVATGLDFGKEGFTRFKDRRFHPSLKSTRRFYPHTHNMDGFFIAKFKKFSNAIPQAQKDEESAVEAAAPSAIPDTVMEPQPKKKKLEGSKVDKNQKLPQPALKKRHSLQAQRRPLKAGRPSPKTMRPQVPTKKKHRVKPNRQ is encoded by the exons ATGGGGCGGAAGCTGGACCCCACCAGGAAGGAGAAGCGCGGCCCCGGGCGCAAGGCCCGCAAGCAGCGCGGGGCCGAGGTGGAGCTGGCCCGCTTCCTCCCGCCAG AACCGGAGACCGGGAAGAAGAAGCTCTCCAGTCACGGGCGGAAGAG GGCTGCGAAGAGGCGGCTGGGCGCGGGCAGCGCCCCGGCGGGGAGGAGGCCGCTTGCGGGAGGACGAGTAGGAGGAGGGCGAGCGCCAGAGCCGGAGCCGGCAG TTGAAGAGCAGGATTCcccacagaaggaaaaacatgccATAAAGGCAGCAAAACAAACCCCTCGTGGCCAGTCTGGCTCCAGCGATGGCAATTCTAAATGGCTGGCTCCGGCCAAAGCCAAGAAAATCCCATCTAAAGGAAACAACGTGATGTTATCCAGCGATGGTGAGGTGGAAGAGGGCAgctgggagatggaggaggatgaggatgggagcAGCGAGGAGATGGTGGATGATTATGGTGCCTCATCATcatcagaggaagaagag TTGCTGCCTATTGAAAAAGCTGCCCTGAAGCAGAAGTCTGACAG GGGAGGCCTCAGTGAAGATGAcagtgaagaggaggaggaggaagaggaggtggcagAGGAGGCAGTAAAGGGGGCAAGCAGGCAGAAAATGGgacagaaggaggaagagagccTGGATCTGCAGCTCAACCTGGATATAGACGAACAATTTAAACTGCCAACTAATGAGCAGATTGAGAGAGAGG CTGCTGAACCGCCTGACCTGCATGTCATTCACCAGCGCATCAAGGGCAACATGGAGGTACTGCAGGATTTTGTGGTGAAGCGGGAAGAAGGACGCACACGAAAGGAGTACCTTGCGTTGTTGCGCCGGGATATGGCTGCCTACTATTCTTACAGTGACTTCTTGCTCACGAAGCTGATGGATATCTTCCCGCTCCCTGAG TTGATAAACTTCCTGGAAGCCAATGAGGTTCCCCGTCCTGTGACCATCCGCACCAACACACTCAAGACGAGGCGACGAGACCTGGCGCAG GCTCTAATCAACCGTGGCGTGAATCTCGACCCCTTGGGGAAGTGGTCAAAAACGGGACTTGTTATTTATGACTCTTCTGTGCCTATTG GTGCCACACCTGAGTACCTGGCTGGGCACTATATGCTTCAAGGAGCCTCTAGTCTCCTCCCTGTCATGGCTCTGGCTCCGCAAGAAAATGAACGTATTCTGGATATGTGCTGTGCCCCAGGAGGCAAGACCACCTACATAG CTCAGCTTATGAAGAACACAGGTGTGATCTTGGCCAATGACAGCAATGCAGAGCGGCTACGTAGTGTGGTAGGGAACTTGCATCGGCTGGGGGTCACCAATGCTGTAGTGAGTAACTGTGATGGACGCCAGTTCCCCAAG GTACTTGGAGGGTTTGACCGTGTCTTGCTTGACGCTCCTTGTAGTGGAACAGGCATCATTTCCAAGGATCCTGCTGTCAAAACCAACAAG GATGAGAAAGACATCCTGCGCTGTGCTCACCTGCAGAAGGAACTGATTCTTAGCGCTATAGATTCAGTCAATGCTGCCTCAGAGACAGGGGGCTACATTGTCTACTGCACTTGCTCCATCATG GTGGAGGAGAATGAGTGGGTTGTAGATTATGCCCTGAAGAAACGCAATGTTCGTTTGGTGGCCACAGGCCTGGACTTTGGCAAGGAAGGCTTCACCAG GTTCAAGGACCGTCGGTTCCACCCTTCCCTCAAGTCTACAAGGCGTTTCTATCCCCACACACACAATATGGACGGGTTCTTCATTGCTAAGTTCAAGAAATTCTCTAATGCTATCCCCCAGGCACAAAAAG ATGAAGAATCTGCTGTGGAAGCAGCAGCTCCATCCGCTATCCCTGATACCGTCATGGAGCCtcagccaaaaaagaagaaactcgAGGGATCAAAAGTTGACAAAAACCAGAAGCTGCCACAGCCTGCTTTGAAGAAGAGACATTCATTGCAGGCACAGAGGAGACCATTGAAGGCTGGCCGGCCTTCTCCCAAAACAATGCGTCCTCAAGTCCCTACCAAAAAGAAGCATAGAGTGAAACCAAACAGACAGTGA
- the IFFO1 gene encoding non-homologous end joining factor IFFO1 isoform X2 produces the protein MNPLFGPNLFLLPQEQQGLPGPELPPPPAPRPAEPLGGELAAPPPAGPFPAPPAAMALRNDLGSNISVLKTLNLRFRCFLAKVHELERRNRQLEKQLQQALEEGGGGGGSRGRGPPRRDQAVQTGFVGPIRTLGLGLGLGLGPARALGSPGCRPGAPVQPPPPFPAASRFMPGTIWSFSQARRLGPGPETTLVQGPGVSWVHPDGVGVQIDTITPEIRALYNVLAKVKRERDEYKRRWEEEYTVRVQLQDRVTELQEEAQEAEACQEELAMKVEQLKAELVVFKGLMSNNITELDTKIQEKAMKVDMDICRRIDITAKLCDVAQQRNCEDMIKMFQSLHLSPVKVPASVGRKRERKQVSDEDTSLSESDASRKPEEEEEDESTAISINEEMQRMLNQLREYDFEDDCDSLTWEETEETLLLWEDFSGYAIAAAEVQGEDDSLEKVIKDTESLFKSREKEYQETIDQIELELATAKNDMNRHLHEYMEMCSMKRGLDVQMETCRRLITQSGDRKSPAFTPASNSESAPNEESEESDRDPPSDASIR, from the exons ATGAACCCGCTCTTCGGCCCCAACCTCTTCCTCCTGCCgcaggagcagcaggggctgccgggccccgagctgccgccgccgcccgccccgcgccccgccgagcccctcgggggggagctggccgccccgccgcccgccggccccttccccgcgccgcccgccgccatGGCCCTCCGCAACGACCTGGGCTCCAACATCAGCGTCCTGAAGACGCTGAACCTGCGGTTCCGGTGCTTCCTGGCCAAGGTCCACGAACTGGAGCGGCGCAACCggcagctggagaagcagctgcagcaggcgctggaggaggggggcggcggcggggggagccggggccgcGGACCCCCGCGCCGCGACCAGGCGGTGCAGACCGGCTTCGTCGGCCCCATCcgcaccctggggctggggctggggctgggactgGGACCGGCCCGGGCGCTGGGTTCCCCCGGTTgccgccccggcgcccccgtccagccgccTCCTCCCTTCCCGGCCGCCTCCCGCTTCATGCCCGGCACCATCTGGTCCTTCTCGCAAGCCCGGCGGCTGGGCCCGGGGCCGGAGACCACCCTGGTGCAGGGACCGGGGGTCTCCTGGGTCCACCCGGACGGGGTGGGCGTGCAGATCGACACCATCACCCCGGAGATCAGGGCCCTCTACAACGTGTTGGCCAAGGTGAAGAGGGAGCGCGACGAGTACAAGCGCAG ATGGGAAGAGGAGTACACGGTGCGTGTCCAGCTTCAGGACCGGGTGactgagctgcaggag GAAGCCCAGGAGGCTGAAGcctgccaggaggagctggccaTGAAGGTGGAGCAGCTCAAGGCAGAGCTTGTTGTCTTCAAGGGACTGATGAGCAAT AACATCACGGAACTGGACACCAAGATCCAGGAGAAGGCCATGAAGGTGGACATGGACATCTGCCGACGCATTGACATCACTGCCAAGCTGTGTGACGTGGCGCAGCAGCGGAACTGCGAGGACATGATCAAGATGTTTCAG TCTCTGCACTTGTCTCCCGTTAAGGTCCCAGCCTCGGTGGGGCGGAAGCGGGAGCGCAAGCAGGTCAGCGATGAAGACACCTCTCTGTCGGAGAGCGATGCCTCCCGAAAAcctgaagaggaagaggaggatgagagCACGGCCATAAGTATCAATGAGGAAATGCAGAGGATGCTGAACCAGCT GAGGGAATATGACTTTGAGGATGACTGTGACAGCCTCACGTGGGAGGAGACAGAAGAAACGCTGCTTCTCTGGGAGGACTTCTCTGGATATGCCATTGCAGCTGCAGAGGTGCAGGGGGAG GACGACAGCCTGGAGAAGGTGATCAAGGACACAGAGTCACTGTTCAAGAGCCGTGAGAAGGAGTACCAGGAAACCATCGACCAAATagag ctggagctggccACAGCCAAGAACGACATGAACCGGCACCTGCATGAGTACATGGAAATGTGCAGCATGAAGCGAGGCTTGGATGTGCAGATGGAGACTTGCCGGCGGCTGATCACCCAGTCTGGGGACAG AAAGTCTCCTGCCTTCACGCCGGCCTCCAACAGTGAGTCGGCCCCAAACGAGGAGAGCGAGGAATCTGACCGCGACCCCCCCAGTGACGCTTCCATCAGATAA
- the IFFO1 gene encoding non-homologous end joining factor IFFO1 isoform X1, translated as MNPLFGPNLFLLPQEQQGLPGPELPPPPAPRPAEPLGGELAAPPPAGPFPAPPAAMALRNDLGSNISVLKTLNLRFRCFLAKVHELERRNRQLEKQLQQALEEGGGGGGSRGRGPPRRDQAVQTGFVGPIRTLGLGLGLGLGPARALGSPGCRPGAPVQPPPPFPAASRFMPGTIWSFSQARRLGPGPETTLVQGPGVSWVHPDGVGVQIDTITPEIRALYNVLAKVKRERDEYKRRWEEEYTVRVQLQDRVTELQEEAQEAEACQEELAMKVEQLKAELVVFKGLMSNNITELDTKIQEKAMKVDMDICRRIDITAKLCDVAQQRNCEDMIKMFQSLHLSPVKVPASVGRKRERKQVSDEDTSLSESDASRKPEEEEEDESTAISINEEMQRMLNQLREYDFEDDCDSLTWEETEETLLLWEDFSGYAIAAAEVQGEQDDSLEKVIKDTESLFKSREKEYQETIDQIELELATAKNDMNRHLHEYMEMCSMKRGLDVQMETCRRLITQSGDRKSPAFTPASNSESAPNEESEESDRDPPSDASIR; from the exons ATGAACCCGCTCTTCGGCCCCAACCTCTTCCTCCTGCCgcaggagcagcaggggctgccgggccccgagctgccgccgccgcccgccccgcgccccgccgagcccctcgggggggagctggccgccccgccgcccgccggccccttccccgcgccgcccgccgccatGGCCCTCCGCAACGACCTGGGCTCCAACATCAGCGTCCTGAAGACGCTGAACCTGCGGTTCCGGTGCTTCCTGGCCAAGGTCCACGAACTGGAGCGGCGCAACCggcagctggagaagcagctgcagcaggcgctggaggaggggggcggcggcggggggagccggggccgcGGACCCCCGCGCCGCGACCAGGCGGTGCAGACCGGCTTCGTCGGCCCCATCcgcaccctggggctggggctggggctgggactgGGACCGGCCCGGGCGCTGGGTTCCCCCGGTTgccgccccggcgcccccgtccagccgccTCCTCCCTTCCCGGCCGCCTCCCGCTTCATGCCCGGCACCATCTGGTCCTTCTCGCAAGCCCGGCGGCTGGGCCCGGGGCCGGAGACCACCCTGGTGCAGGGACCGGGGGTCTCCTGGGTCCACCCGGACGGGGTGGGCGTGCAGATCGACACCATCACCCCGGAGATCAGGGCCCTCTACAACGTGTTGGCCAAGGTGAAGAGGGAGCGCGACGAGTACAAGCGCAG ATGGGAAGAGGAGTACACGGTGCGTGTCCAGCTTCAGGACCGGGTGactgagctgcaggag GAAGCCCAGGAGGCTGAAGcctgccaggaggagctggccaTGAAGGTGGAGCAGCTCAAGGCAGAGCTTGTTGTCTTCAAGGGACTGATGAGCAAT AACATCACGGAACTGGACACCAAGATCCAGGAGAAGGCCATGAAGGTGGACATGGACATCTGCCGACGCATTGACATCACTGCCAAGCTGTGTGACGTGGCGCAGCAGCGGAACTGCGAGGACATGATCAAGATGTTTCAG TCTCTGCACTTGTCTCCCGTTAAGGTCCCAGCCTCGGTGGGGCGGAAGCGGGAGCGCAAGCAGGTCAGCGATGAAGACACCTCTCTGTCGGAGAGCGATGCCTCCCGAAAAcctgaagaggaagaggaggatgagagCACGGCCATAAGTATCAATGAGGAAATGCAGAGGATGCTGAACCAGCT GAGGGAATATGACTTTGAGGATGACTGTGACAGCCTCACGTGGGAGGAGACAGAAGAAACGCTGCTTCTCTGGGAGGACTTCTCTGGATATGCCATTGCAGCTGCAGAGGTGCAGGGGGAG CAGGACGACAGCCTGGAGAAGGTGATCAAGGACACAGAGTCACTGTTCAAGAGCCGTGAGAAGGAGTACCAGGAAACCATCGACCAAATagag ctggagctggccACAGCCAAGAACGACATGAACCGGCACCTGCATGAGTACATGGAAATGTGCAGCATGAAGCGAGGCTTGGATGTGCAGATGGAGACTTGCCGGCGGCTGATCACCCAGTCTGGGGACAG AAAGTCTCCTGCCTTCACGCCGGCCTCCAACAGTGAGTCGGCCCCAAACGAGGAGAGCGAGGAATCTGACCGCGACCCCCCCAGTGACGCTTCCATCAGATAA
- the IFFO1 gene encoding non-homologous end joining factor IFFO1 isoform X3, translating to MNPLFGPNLFLLPQEQQGLPGPELPPPPAPRPAEPLGGELAAPPPAGPFPAPPAAMALRNDLGSNISVLKTLNLRFRCFLAKVHELERRNRQLEKQLQQALEEGGGGGGSRGRGPPRRDQAVQTGFVGPIRTLGLGLGLGLGPARALGSPGCRPGAPVQPPPPFPAASRFMPGTIWSFSQARRLGPGPETTLVQGPGVSWVHPDGVGVQIDTITPEIRALYNVLAKVKRERDEYKRRWEEEYTVRVQLQDRVTELQEEAQEAEACQEELAMKVEQLKAELVVFKGLMSNNITELDTKIQEKAMKVDMDICRRIDITAKLCDVAQQRNCEDMIKMFQVPASVGRKRERKQVSDEDTSLSESDASRKPEEEEEDESTAISINEEMQRMLNQLREYDFEDDCDSLTWEETEETLLLWEDFSGYAIAAAEVQGEQDDSLEKVIKDTESLFKSREKEYQETIDQIELELATAKNDMNRHLHEYMEMCSMKRGLDVQMETCRRLITQSGDRKSPAFTPASNSESAPNEESEESDRDPPSDASIR from the exons ATGAACCCGCTCTTCGGCCCCAACCTCTTCCTCCTGCCgcaggagcagcaggggctgccgggccccgagctgccgccgccgcccgccccgcgccccgccgagcccctcgggggggagctggccgccccgccgcccgccggccccttccccgcgccgcccgccgccatGGCCCTCCGCAACGACCTGGGCTCCAACATCAGCGTCCTGAAGACGCTGAACCTGCGGTTCCGGTGCTTCCTGGCCAAGGTCCACGAACTGGAGCGGCGCAACCggcagctggagaagcagctgcagcaggcgctggaggaggggggcggcggcggggggagccggggccgcGGACCCCCGCGCCGCGACCAGGCGGTGCAGACCGGCTTCGTCGGCCCCATCcgcaccctggggctggggctggggctgggactgGGACCGGCCCGGGCGCTGGGTTCCCCCGGTTgccgccccggcgcccccgtccagccgccTCCTCCCTTCCCGGCCGCCTCCCGCTTCATGCCCGGCACCATCTGGTCCTTCTCGCAAGCCCGGCGGCTGGGCCCGGGGCCGGAGACCACCCTGGTGCAGGGACCGGGGGTCTCCTGGGTCCACCCGGACGGGGTGGGCGTGCAGATCGACACCATCACCCCGGAGATCAGGGCCCTCTACAACGTGTTGGCCAAGGTGAAGAGGGAGCGCGACGAGTACAAGCGCAG ATGGGAAGAGGAGTACACGGTGCGTGTCCAGCTTCAGGACCGGGTGactgagctgcaggag GAAGCCCAGGAGGCTGAAGcctgccaggaggagctggccaTGAAGGTGGAGCAGCTCAAGGCAGAGCTTGTTGTCTTCAAGGGACTGATGAGCAAT AACATCACGGAACTGGACACCAAGATCCAGGAGAAGGCCATGAAGGTGGACATGGACATCTGCCGACGCATTGACATCACTGCCAAGCTGTGTGACGTGGCGCAGCAGCGGAACTGCGAGGACATGATCAAGATGTTTCAG GTCCCAGCCTCGGTGGGGCGGAAGCGGGAGCGCAAGCAGGTCAGCGATGAAGACACCTCTCTGTCGGAGAGCGATGCCTCCCGAAAAcctgaagaggaagaggaggatgagagCACGGCCATAAGTATCAATGAGGAAATGCAGAGGATGCTGAACCAGCT GAGGGAATATGACTTTGAGGATGACTGTGACAGCCTCACGTGGGAGGAGACAGAAGAAACGCTGCTTCTCTGGGAGGACTTCTCTGGATATGCCATTGCAGCTGCAGAGGTGCAGGGGGAG CAGGACGACAGCCTGGAGAAGGTGATCAAGGACACAGAGTCACTGTTCAAGAGCCGTGAGAAGGAGTACCAGGAAACCATCGACCAAATagag ctggagctggccACAGCCAAGAACGACATGAACCGGCACCTGCATGAGTACATGGAAATGTGCAGCATGAAGCGAGGCTTGGATGTGCAGATGGAGACTTGCCGGCGGCTGATCACCCAGTCTGGGGACAG AAAGTCTCCTGCCTTCACGCCGGCCTCCAACAGTGAGTCGGCCCCAAACGAGGAGAGCGAGGAATCTGACCGCGACCCCCCCAGTGACGCTTCCATCAGATAA
- the IFFO1 gene encoding non-homologous end joining factor IFFO1 isoform X4: MNPLFGPNLFLLPQEQQGLPGPELPPPPAPRPAEPLGGELAAPPPAGPFPAPPAAMALRNDLGSNISVLKTLNLRFRCFLAKVHELERRNRQLEKQLQQALEEGGGGGGSRGRGPPRRDQAVQTGFVGPIRTLGLGLGLGLGPARALGSPGCRPGAPVQPPPPFPAASRFMPGTIWSFSQARRLGPGPETTLVQGPGVSWVHPDGVGVQIDTITPEIRALYNVLAKVKRERDEYKRRWEEEYTVRVQLQDRVTELQEEAQEAEACQEELAMKVEQLKAELVVFKGLMSNNITELDTKIQEKAMKVDMDICRRIDITAKLCDVAQQRNCEDMIKMFQVPASVGRKRERKQVSDEDTSLSESDASRKPEEEEEDESTAISINEEMQRMLNQLREYDFEDDCDSLTWEETEETLLLWEDFSGYAIAAAEVQGEDDSLEKVIKDTESLFKSREKEYQETIDQIELELATAKNDMNRHLHEYMEMCSMKRGLDVQMETCRRLITQSGDRKSPAFTPASNSESAPNEESEESDRDPPSDASIR, translated from the exons ATGAACCCGCTCTTCGGCCCCAACCTCTTCCTCCTGCCgcaggagcagcaggggctgccgggccccgagctgccgccgccgcccgccccgcgccccgccgagcccctcgggggggagctggccgccccgccgcccgccggccccttccccgcgccgcccgccgccatGGCCCTCCGCAACGACCTGGGCTCCAACATCAGCGTCCTGAAGACGCTGAACCTGCGGTTCCGGTGCTTCCTGGCCAAGGTCCACGAACTGGAGCGGCGCAACCggcagctggagaagcagctgcagcaggcgctggaggaggggggcggcggcggggggagccggggccgcGGACCCCCGCGCCGCGACCAGGCGGTGCAGACCGGCTTCGTCGGCCCCATCcgcaccctggggctggggctggggctgggactgGGACCGGCCCGGGCGCTGGGTTCCCCCGGTTgccgccccggcgcccccgtccagccgccTCCTCCCTTCCCGGCCGCCTCCCGCTTCATGCCCGGCACCATCTGGTCCTTCTCGCAAGCCCGGCGGCTGGGCCCGGGGCCGGAGACCACCCTGGTGCAGGGACCGGGGGTCTCCTGGGTCCACCCGGACGGGGTGGGCGTGCAGATCGACACCATCACCCCGGAGATCAGGGCCCTCTACAACGTGTTGGCCAAGGTGAAGAGGGAGCGCGACGAGTACAAGCGCAG ATGGGAAGAGGAGTACACGGTGCGTGTCCAGCTTCAGGACCGGGTGactgagctgcaggag GAAGCCCAGGAGGCTGAAGcctgccaggaggagctggccaTGAAGGTGGAGCAGCTCAAGGCAGAGCTTGTTGTCTTCAAGGGACTGATGAGCAAT AACATCACGGAACTGGACACCAAGATCCAGGAGAAGGCCATGAAGGTGGACATGGACATCTGCCGACGCATTGACATCACTGCCAAGCTGTGTGACGTGGCGCAGCAGCGGAACTGCGAGGACATGATCAAGATGTTTCAG GTCCCAGCCTCGGTGGGGCGGAAGCGGGAGCGCAAGCAGGTCAGCGATGAAGACACCTCTCTGTCGGAGAGCGATGCCTCCCGAAAAcctgaagaggaagaggaggatgagagCACGGCCATAAGTATCAATGAGGAAATGCAGAGGATGCTGAACCAGCT GAGGGAATATGACTTTGAGGATGACTGTGACAGCCTCACGTGGGAGGAGACAGAAGAAACGCTGCTTCTCTGGGAGGACTTCTCTGGATATGCCATTGCAGCTGCAGAGGTGCAGGGGGAG GACGACAGCCTGGAGAAGGTGATCAAGGACACAGAGTCACTGTTCAAGAGCCGTGAGAAGGAGTACCAGGAAACCATCGACCAAATagag ctggagctggccACAGCCAAGAACGACATGAACCGGCACCTGCATGAGTACATGGAAATGTGCAGCATGAAGCGAGGCTTGGATGTGCAGATGGAGACTTGCCGGCGGCTGATCACCCAGTCTGGGGACAG AAAGTCTCCTGCCTTCACGCCGGCCTCCAACAGTGAGTCGGCCCCAAACGAGGAGAGCGAGGAATCTGACCGCGACCCCCCCAGTGACGCTTCCATCAGATAA